A stretch of Electrophorus electricus isolate fEleEle1 chromosome 3, fEleEle1.pri, whole genome shotgun sequence DNA encodes these proteins:
- the LOC113570452 gene encoding transmembrane protein 125, which translates to MSELEDFPPPRGPQLADPARIQQDLLEEQVELWWFSEPRKSLLCYCASVALILGCGLGGVGLLSTTTSLSSEWRLGAGTALCLLALAVLLKQLLSSAVQDMNCVRSRRRIDMLKSGGLSDVLVVLVTGLALLVCGAVLLDVALAYHMPKPGWALNDMFISGVALLAGGGFTVLAVGMYSAVVFLLERTRPEQSLRDRVAEVFTVSGHMRPRRETTSSLAQLI; encoded by the coding sequence ATGTCAGAGTTAGAGGACTTCCCACCTCCACGGGGCCCCCAGCTAGCCGACCCGGCCCGCATTCAGCAGGACctgctggaggagcaggtggagctcTGGTGGTTCAGTGAGCCCCGTAAATCACTGCTGTGCTATTGTGCGTCGGTGGCCCTGATCCTGGGCTGTGGGCTTGGCGGTGTAGGCCtcctctccaccaccaccagcctgtCCAGCGAGTGGAGGCTGGGCGCCGGCACCGCCCTGTGCCTGCTCGCCCTGGCCGTGCTGCTGAAGCAGCTCCTGAGCTCCGCCGTGCAGGACATGAACTGCGTGCGCAGCCGACGGCGCATCGACATGCTTAAGAGTGGCGGCCTGTCGGATGTGCTGGTCGTGCTGGTCACGGGGCTGGCGCTGCTCGTGTGCGGGGCTGTGCTTCTGGATGTGGCCCTAGCATACCACATGCCCAAACCAGGCTGGGCCCTGAATGATATGTTCATCTCAGGGGTGGCGCTGCTGGCGGGTGGGGGGTTTACGGTGCTGGCGGTGGGCATGTATTCGGCCGTGGTTTTCCTCTTGGAGAGGACACGGCCCGAGCAAAGCCTGCGGGACAGGGTGGCCGAGGTCTTCACCGTTTCAGGACACATGCGGCCCAGGAGAGAGACCACGTCAAGCCTGGCGCAGCTCATATGA